In Caminicella sporogenes DSM 14501, a single window of DNA contains:
- the hydF gene encoding [FeFe] hydrogenase H-cluster maturation GTPase HydF — translation MQQTPRSNRLHIAIFGRRNAGKSSLINAITNQDIALVSNVAGTTTDPVYKAMEILPIGPVTIIDTAGIDDEGELGELRIKKTYQVLNKTELAIIVVNMKNGVTDFDEDIIKRVKEKKIPLIGVVNKIDVYKADDEIIDRWSKKYSIPFVKVSAVNKIGIEKLKETIIREADLRKHEKVIIGDLIKPNDFVVLVTPIDKAAPKGRMILPQQQTIRDVIDHGAIAVVTRETELTETLKGLGKKPRIVVTDSQAFERVDKDTPIDIPLTSFSILFARYKGDLKTLVEGLTKIRELKSGDRVLICEGCTHHRQEGDIGRDKIPKWLENMVGGKLEFEWTSGTAYPEPQKMKEFDLIVHCGGCMLNPKEMEFRINQAKENGMPIINYGVLIGYVTGVLERALSPFPQIKSILLKNKK, via the coding sequence ATGCAGCAAACACCGAGGAGTAACAGACTTCACATAGCTATTTTTGGGAGAAGAAATGCAGGTAAGTCTAGTCTTATAAACGCTATAACAAATCAAGATATTGCATTAGTTTCAAATGTTGCAGGAACAACAACAGACCCCGTTTATAAAGCTATGGAAATTCTTCCAATAGGACCAGTTACAATAATAGATACTGCAGGAATTGATGATGAAGGAGAATTGGGTGAGTTAAGGATTAAAAAGACTTATCAAGTACTTAATAAAACAGAACTTGCTATAATAGTTGTAAATATGAAAAATGGTGTTACAGATTTTGATGAAGATATAATAAAGAGAGTAAAAGAAAAGAAAATTCCTCTGATAGGTGTAGTTAATAAAATAGATGTTTACAAAGCTGATGATGAAATAATAGATAGATGGAGTAAAAAATACAGTATTCCTTTTGTTAAGGTAAGTGCAGTAAACAAGATAGGTATAGAAAAATTGAAAGAAACTATTATAAGAGAAGCAGATTTAAGAAAGCATGAAAAAGTAATTATAGGAGATTTAATAAAGCCAAATGATTTTGTAGTATTAGTTACACCTATAGATAAAGCAGCACCAAAAGGAAGAATGATTTTGCCGCAACAGCAGACGATAAGAGATGTAATTGATCATGGTGCTATTGCAGTTGTAACTAGAGAAACAGAATTAACTGAAACATTAAAGGGTTTAGGAAAAAAACCTCGTATAGTTGTAACAGATTCACAGGCATTTGAGAGAGTGGACAAAGATACACCAATAGATATTCCATTAACTTCATTTTCAATATTGTTTGCTAGATATAAAGGTGATTTAAAGACTTTAGTAGAAGGATTGACAAAAATTAGAGAGCTTAAATCGGGAGATAGAGTTTTAATTTGTGAGGGATGTACTCATCATAGACAAGAAGGAGATATAGGAAGGGATAAAATACCTAAATGGCTTGAAAATATGGTAGGTGGAAAACTTGAATTTGAGTGGACTTCAGGTACAGCTTATCCTGAACCTCAGAAAATGAAAGAATTTGATTTGATTGTTCACTGTGGAGGCTGTATGCTTAATCCAAAGGAAATGGAATTTAGAATAAATCAAGCTAAAGAAAATGGAATGCCGATAATTAATTATGGAGTTTTAATTGGTTATGTAACAGGAGTATTAGAAAGAGCATTAAGTCCTTTTCCACAAATAAAATCAATACTCTTAAAAAATAAAAAGTAA